In Providencia rettgeri, the following proteins share a genomic window:
- the topA gene encoding type I DNA topoisomerase — protein MGKALVIVESPAKAKTINKYLGSGYVVKSSVGHIRDLPKSGSGSQTGSQKSTGSSTDKTKKVKKDPRDALVKRMGIDPYQGWKANYQILPGKEKVVSELKSLAEDAEHIYLATDLDREGEAIAWHLREVIGGDDSRFSRVVFNEITKNAITQAFDSPGELNIDRVNAQQARRFMDRVVGYMVSPLLWKKVARGLSAGRVQSVAVKLIVEREREIKAFVPEEYWELHADLADKDIANLRMEVTSQGGKAFKPVNKAQTEAAVKLLENARFAVVDREDRPTSSKPSAPYITSTLQQAASTRLGFGVKKTMMMAQRLYEAGYITYMRTDSTNLSQDALDMVRGYINDNFGAKYLPKDANVYSSKDNSQEAHEAIRPSSVDVLPESLKDMENDAKRLYQLIWNQFVACQMTPAKYDSTTLTVKAGDFELKAKGRTLRFDGWTKVMPALRKNDEDKTLPPIQVGAELSLVELLPSQHFTKPPARFSEASLVKELEKRGIGRPSTYAAIISTIQDRGYVKVENRRFYAEKMGEIVTDRLEENFNDLMNYDFTARMEDQLDHVANHDAEWKAVLDEFFSDFSKQLDIAEKEPEEGGMRTNPMVITSITCPDCERHMGIRTASTGVFLGCSGYALPPKERCKKTINLIPEDEVLNVLEGDDAETNALRAKRRCPKCGTAMDSYLIDNGRKLHVCGNNPACEGYEIEEGEFRIKGYDGPVIECDKCGSEMHLKMGRFGKYMGCTNEECKNTRKILRSGEVAPPKEDPVPLPELPCEKSDAYFVLRDGAAGVFLAANTFPKSRETRAPLVAELQRFKDRLPKKFAYLAEAPAEDGEGNPTIVRFSRKTKQQYVSSEKNGKATGWSAFYVDGKWEVKEK, from the coding sequence ATGGGTAAAGCTCTTGTTATAGTGGAGTCCCCGGCAAAGGCCAAAACGATTAATAAGTATCTTGGCAGTGGCTACGTTGTAAAAAGCAGCGTTGGCCACATTCGTGATCTGCCGAAAAGCGGCTCTGGTTCACAAACCGGCTCACAAAAGAGTACAGGCTCATCTACCGACAAAACAAAGAAAGTAAAAAAAGATCCGCGTGATGCATTAGTTAAGCGCATGGGGATTGACCCTTATCAGGGTTGGAAAGCGAATTATCAAATTCTACCTGGTAAAGAGAAAGTAGTTTCTGAACTTAAATCACTGGCGGAGGATGCAGAACACATCTACCTCGCAACGGACTTGGACCGCGAAGGGGAAGCCATTGCGTGGCATTTACGCGAAGTGATAGGTGGAGACGATTCTCGTTTTAGTCGTGTTGTATTTAATGAGATCACTAAAAATGCGATCACTCAGGCATTTGATAGCCCTGGGGAATTAAATATAGATAGAGTTAACGCACAACAAGCGCGTCGTTTTATGGACCGAGTTGTGGGTTACATGGTTTCTCCACTGTTGTGGAAGAAAGTGGCTCGTGGCTTATCTGCTGGTCGCGTTCAATCAGTTGCAGTAAAACTGATAGTTGAACGTGAACGGGAAATTAAAGCTTTCGTTCCTGAAGAATATTGGGAACTGCATGCCGACTTAGCCGATAAAGATATCGCTAACTTACGTATGGAAGTCACGTCACAAGGTGGTAAGGCATTTAAGCCAGTCAATAAAGCGCAAACAGAGGCGGCGGTTAAATTACTGGAAAATGCCCGTTTTGCGGTTGTTGACCGTGAAGATAGACCGACATCCAGCAAACCGAGCGCTCCGTATATCACGTCAACGCTACAACAAGCTGCCAGTACCCGTTTAGGTTTCGGCGTGAAAAAAACCATGATGATGGCTCAGCGTCTTTATGAGGCGGGTTACATCACCTATATGCGTACTGACTCAACAAATTTGAGTCAAGATGCACTCGACATGGTTCGTGGTTATATTAATGATAATTTTGGCGCTAAATACCTGCCAAAAGATGCCAATGTTTATAGTAGTAAAGACAATTCGCAAGAAGCGCACGAAGCCATTCGTCCATCTAGTGTCGATGTTTTACCTGAGTCACTAAAAGACATGGAGAACGACGCGAAAAGGTTGTATCAATTAATTTGGAATCAGTTTGTGGCTTGTCAAATGACACCTGCGAAATATGATTCAACAACCTTAACAGTCAAAGCAGGGGATTTTGAACTAAAAGCCAAAGGGCGTACTCTGCGCTTCGATGGTTGGACGAAAGTCATGCCTGCACTGCGTAAAAATGATGAAGACAAAACGCTGCCACCAATACAAGTTGGTGCGGAGTTGTCTCTGGTTGAGCTATTGCCTAGCCAACACTTTACTAAGCCGCCAGCACGTTTTAGTGAAGCGTCCTTAGTTAAAGAGTTAGAAAAGCGTGGTATTGGCCGTCCTTCAACATATGCAGCGATTATTTCGACGATCCAAGACAGAGGTTATGTCAAAGTTGAAAACCGTCGTTTCTATGCAGAAAAAATGGGTGAAATCGTCACCGATCGTTTAGAGGAAAACTTTAACGACCTGATGAACTACGATTTTACTGCGCGCATGGAAGACCAGCTTGACCACGTGGCTAATCATGATGCTGAGTGGAAAGCTGTATTAGATGAATTCTTCTCTGATTTTAGTAAGCAGCTAGATATTGCTGAAAAAGAGCCAGAGGAAGGGGGAATGCGCACCAACCCAATGGTAATTACCTCAATCACTTGCCCTGATTGTGAGCGCCATATGGGTATTCGTACCGCATCAACCGGGGTATTTTTAGGTTGCTCTGGTTACGCATTACCACCCAAAGAGCGTTGTAAAAAAACGATTAACCTTATCCCTGAAGACGAAGTCCTTAATGTTCTTGAAGGGGATGATGCGGAAACTAACGCATTAAGAGCCAAACGTCGCTGTCCAAAATGCGGGACAGCGATGGACAGCTATTTGATTGATAATGGCCGTAAATTACATGTTTGTGGTAATAACCCTGCGTGTGAAGGTTATGAAATCGAAGAAGGCGAGTTCCGTATTAAAGGGTATGACGGCCCGGTCATTGAGTGTGACAAGTGTGGTTCAGAAATGCACCTGAAAATGGGGCGTTTTGGTAAGTACATGGGTTGCACCAACGAAGAGTGTAAAAATACGCGTAAAATCTTACGAAGTGGTGAAGTTGCACCACCGAAAGAAGATCCAGTGCCATTACCAGAACTTCCATGTGAAAAATCTGATGCGTATTTTGTGTTACGTGATGGGGCTGCTGGCGTTTTCCTTGCGGCGAATACATTCCCTAAATCACGAGAAACACGTGCGCCATTAGTGGCAGAATTACAGCGCTTTAAAGACCGTT
- a CDS encoding DUF2498 family protein yields MQDSLPFITKKELLEKANDIIKKHDDYIHGMFVDTVEQHRGTLVFKGEFFLDENNIPTLKSTAAFNMYKHLAHVLSEQYQLSDNN; encoded by the coding sequence ATGCAAGACAGTTTACCATTCATCACAAAGAAAGAGTTACTTGAAAAAGCTAATGATATCATAAAGAAACATGATGATTACATCCATGGTATGTTTGTTGATACCGTTGAGCAACATCGAGGTACACTGGTATTTAAAGGCGAGTTCTTCTTGGATGAGAACAATATTCCCACTTTAAAAAGTACAGCTGCTTTTAATATGTACAAACACCTTGCTCATGTACTATCAGAACAATACCAATTGAGTGATAATAACTAG
- the sohB gene encoding protease SohB yields the protein MEYFSLYGLFLAKVVTILVAIVLLAVFVFGAGMRRQGTKGALKITDLGESYRERQRQMQQIKMNEPEHKAWLKAFKKQQKAKSKSEKTGAKLGQTGVKKPCLYVLDFKGSMDAREVTSLREEISAILAVADQQDEVLLRLESPGGMVHGYGLAASQLLRIKEKNIPLTIAVDKVAASGGYMMACIADKIIAAPFAIIGSIGVVAQIPNIHRLLKKHDVDVELHTAGEYKRTLTMLGENTEQGRKKFVEDLNSTHELFKQFVHQNRPSLDISAVATGEYWYGSQALDKGLVDNIGVSDDFIINAIDTKEIVSIRYVLSKKMMDKFMGSAAKSVDNLLLRWWQRGQKPLL from the coding sequence GTGGAGTATTTCTCATTATATGGGCTATTTTTAGCAAAAGTCGTCACAATTTTGGTGGCGATAGTTTTGCTAGCTGTTTTTGTGTTTGGTGCAGGCATGCGTCGACAAGGGACAAAAGGTGCTTTGAAAATCACAGACTTAGGTGAAAGTTATCGTGAGCGCCAACGCCAAATGCAACAAATTAAAATGAATGAACCAGAACATAAAGCGTGGTTGAAGGCATTTAAAAAACAGCAGAAAGCAAAATCAAAAAGTGAGAAAACAGGGGCTAAATTAGGCCAGACAGGGGTTAAAAAGCCTTGTTTATATGTATTAGACTTCAAAGGTAGCATGGATGCCCGTGAAGTCACGTCTTTACGTGAGGAAATCAGTGCCATTCTTGCAGTTGCTGACCAACAAGATGAGGTATTGCTAAGACTTGAAAGCCCTGGAGGAATGGTTCATGGGTATGGTTTAGCGGCTTCACAATTATTAAGGATCAAAGAAAAAAATATCCCGCTGACTATTGCGGTCGATAAAGTTGCGGCGAGTGGCGGATACATGATGGCTTGCATTGCAGATAAAATTATTGCAGCGCCATTTGCCATTATTGGTTCGATCGGCGTTGTCGCTCAAATTCCGAACATTCATCGGTTATTAAAAAAACATGATGTTGATGTTGAACTTCATACTGCGGGTGAATACAAACGAACATTGACCATGTTAGGTGAGAATACGGAGCAAGGTCGTAAGAAGTTTGTCGAAGATTTAAATTCAACACATGAATTATTTAAACAATTTGTTCATCAAAACCGCCCATCCTTAGACATTTCCGCAGTGGCAACAGGGGAGTATTGGTATGGTTCACAGGCGCTTGATAAAGGACTTGTGGATAATATTGGTGTGAGTGATGATTTTATTATTAATGCGATTGATACTAAGGAAATAGTGAGCATTCGTTATGTATTAAGTAAAAAAATGATGGATAAGTTTATGGGAAGCGCGGCAAAGAGCGTGGATAACTTATTATTGCGCTGGTGGCAACGCGGACAAAAACCACTCTTGTAA
- a CDS encoding YciK family oxidoreductase has translation MLQYQPRQDLLKGKTILVTGAGDGIGREAALTYARYGASLILVGRTQHKLQSVSDEITAFGGKTAPYFTLDLLTATIDDCHALASQVTSIAPYLDGVLHNAGILGVVAPITEQPSDLWHDVMQINVNATFMLTQALLPLLLKAPNASLIFTSSSVGKQGRAGWGAYAVSKFATEGLMQVLSEEYKQSNLRVNCINPGGTRTSMRASAFPDEDPLKLKTPTDIMPIYIYLMGDDSLRKTGGSYDAQPGRKPGAAE, from the coding sequence ATGCTCCAATATCAGCCTAGACAAGACCTATTGAAAGGTAAAACGATCCTCGTAACGGGTGCCGGTGATGGCATTGGCCGTGAAGCAGCTCTCACTTATGCGCGCTATGGTGCATCACTTATCCTTGTTGGTCGAACACAGCATAAATTACAATCCGTGAGTGATGAAATAACCGCTTTTGGTGGAAAAACTGCACCGTACTTTACGCTAGATTTATTAACTGCAACGATTGATGACTGCCACGCACTCGCCTCGCAAGTTACCTCTATTGCACCTTATCTGGATGGCGTTTTGCACAATGCTGGAATACTTGGTGTGGTTGCCCCTATCACTGAGCAGCCTAGTGACCTATGGCATGATGTTATGCAAATAAATGTTAATGCTACGTTTATGCTAACTCAAGCTTTACTCCCTCTATTGCTCAAAGCACCTAATGCCTCTTTAATCTTTACCAGTTCAAGCGTAGGTAAACAAGGTCGCGCGGGTTGGGGAGCCTATGCCGTCTCCAAATTTGCAACTGAAGGTTTAATGCAAGTATTATCCGAAGAATACAAGCAGAGCAATCTTCGAGTAAACTGTATTAATCCAGGCGGCACACGAACCTCAATGCGAGCAAGTGCATTCCCTGACGAAGATCCTCTTAAGTTAAAAACCCCTACTGATATCATGCCTATTTATATCTATTTAATGGGTGATGATAGCCTGCGTAAAACAGGGGGAAGCTATGATGCTCAACCAGGGCGAAAACCGGGTGCTGCGGAGTAA
- the cobO gene encoding cob(I)yrinic acid a,c-diamide adenosyltransferase, protein MSQSRHEERQQRLKEKVDARIEAAQIERGIVIVFTGNGKGKTTAAFGTVCRAVGHGKKTAVVQFIKGGWDNGERELLEPQGVPFYVMSTGFTWETQNKETDTLACMETWQHAKQLLSDPQYDLVILDELTYMVSYHYLALAEVLQALQSRPANQSVVITGRGCHRDLIELADTVTEMRPVKHAFDIGIKAQKGIDW, encoded by the coding sequence ATGTCTCAAAGCCGACACGAAGAACGCCAGCAACGTTTAAAAGAAAAAGTGGATGCCCGAATTGAAGCTGCACAAATTGAACGGGGTATCGTGATTGTCTTTACTGGAAATGGGAAAGGCAAAACAACCGCTGCTTTTGGCACAGTCTGCCGCGCGGTAGGTCATGGTAAAAAAACGGCCGTTGTTCAGTTTATTAAAGGTGGCTGGGATAATGGTGAACGTGAATTACTCGAACCTCAAGGGGTTCCCTTCTATGTTATGTCAACCGGGTTCACATGGGAAACTCAAAACAAAGAAACAGACACCCTTGCCTGTATGGAAACATGGCAGCACGCCAAGCAATTGTTAAGCGATCCTCAGTACGATTTAGTCATTTTAGATGAGCTAACCTACATGGTGAGTTATCATTACCTCGCTTTAGCAGAAGTGCTCCAAGCATTGCAAAGCCGCCCTGCCAATCAATCTGTCGTGATCACCGGCAGAGGTTGCCACCGAGACTTAATTGAGTTAGCCGATACAGTAACAGAAATGCGCCCTGTGAAACATGCGTTTGATATTGGAATTAAAGCTCAAAAAGGGATTGATTGGTAA
- a CDS encoding filamentous hemagglutinin N-terminal domain-containing protein yields MKNVPNSHLSFTRLKFNPLFLCVSIIVGTTTIAQAEITPTNGAGILNQGNGPTVVYINKPSQAGVSHNTYSQFDVDQKGVILNNSAKNSNTLIGGKIGGNTNVAGGRAKVILNEVNSNAATTLNGMIEVAGGKAQVIVANASGVTCNNCGFINTNRTTLTTGKVELANDGSIANYNVQQGKVAINGSLDTNSPTDLIARSVAINGIIDTQRLNVIAGNNHVNSTGKVTGTATAIGTKPIVGIDVSSIGGMYANKISLIATETGVGVSNLGDIGTYNGAISIDTAGTVNNTNGNMNAGGDIDIKAASLTNNGRIAGNKNVNITVSGMGTINNDNGDITSYNNDINLSTLGALSNNRGSIIAQQNVNTLSDSFVNDNGIVQSTKGDMNIHSMNIIYNRDNLANPNDPVKGFNAGRDITINAVRIVNENSNITAGRDSKISAQSAIDNTSNSKIIAQRHADISTMNLTQTNSEINAINGQMNLDASVSLTNGGTSTIHSGRLMNINANQLTNSGEIISNNGKSVIITNSMSNRSGYIKGNNLTIKAHNIDNQAGLINAENNLDIETSYLNNNNSNDFKLVNAKFGLTDQNGGLQTNNDTIKVKGDTLYNTNGSIAANVNNNAAARNDVDINLKAALNNNYGQITAANNQKLDVGSLENYSGKVIAGKNLTIDSKNRINNQYGVLSSTNTTKITSPIVTNGTTGSISGNRVIIDSAITN; encoded by the coding sequence ATGAAAAACGTTCCAAATTCTCATTTAAGTTTCACCAGGTTGAAATTTAACCCCCTCTTTTTATGTGTTTCAATAATTGTTGGAACCACGACTATTGCTCAAGCAGAAATTACACCAACTAATGGTGCTGGTATATTAAATCAAGGTAATGGACCCACTGTCGTTTATATTAATAAACCAAGCCAAGCAGGTGTTTCCCATAATACCTATAGCCAATTTGATGTTGACCAAAAAGGCGTTATTTTAAATAACAGTGCAAAAAATTCTAATACCCTCATTGGCGGCAAAATTGGTGGCAATACCAATGTTGCCGGCGGGCGAGCTAAAGTTATCTTAAACGAAGTAAATTCAAATGCGGCAACCACATTAAATGGCATGATTGAGGTTGCCGGTGGCAAAGCACAAGTAATCGTTGCTAATGCATCCGGTGTTACATGTAACAACTGTGGCTTTATCAACACCAATCGTACAACATTGACAACCGGTAAAGTAGAGCTAGCAAATGATGGTTCCATTGCTAACTATAATGTGCAGCAAGGTAAAGTTGCTATCAATGGCTCATTAGATACCAATTCTCCGACTGATTTAATTGCGCGTTCAGTGGCTATTAATGGCATTATTGATACGCAGCGCCTTAATGTGATAGCAGGAAACAATCACGTCAATTCAACTGGGAAAGTGACGGGCACTGCTACTGCGATTGGAACAAAACCCATTGTTGGGATTGATGTTTCATCGATTGGTGGTATGTATGCCAATAAAATTTCTTTAATAGCGACTGAAACCGGTGTCGGTGTCAGTAATTTAGGGGATATCGGTACCTATAATGGCGCGATTTCTATTGATACCGCAGGAACGGTGAATAATACCAATGGTAATATGAATGCAGGAGGTGATATAGATATTAAAGCAGCAAGCCTTACCAATAACGGCCGTATTGCAGGTAATAAAAACGTCAATATCACTGTTTCAGGAATGGGAACGATTAATAACGATAATGGCGATATCACATCCTATAACAATGATATTAATCTAAGTACATTAGGGGCACTAAGTAATAATCGTGGTTCAATAATTGCTCAACAGAATGTCAATACGCTTTCCGATTCATTTGTAAATGATAATGGCATAGTTCAGTCTACTAAAGGTGACATGAACATTCACTCCATGAATATAATTTACAACAGGGATAATCTCGCCAATCCAAATGATCCAGTAAAAGGGTTCAATGCCGGACGTGATATCACGATCAATGCCGTTCGTATTGTAAATGAAAACTCCAATATTACTGCAGGACGAGATAGCAAGATCAGCGCACAATCCGCGATTGATAACACATCAAATAGCAAAATCATTGCACAACGCCATGCAGACATCAGTACGATGAACTTAACGCAAACTAATTCTGAAATAAATGCCATTAATGGCCAGATGAATTTAGATGCATCGGTATCACTCACTAATGGGGGAACATCGACCATTCATAGTGGCCGATTGATGAATATCAATGCAAATCAACTCACTAACTCAGGAGAAATTATCTCGAATAATGGTAAATCCGTCATTATTACTAATTCAATGAGCAATCGTTCTGGTTACATTAAAGGAAATAATCTTACAATCAAGGCGCATAATATTGATAACCAAGCAGGTTTAATTAATGCTGAAAATAATCTCGACATTGAAACTAGTTATTTGAATAACAATAACAGTAATGACTTTAAACTTGTTAATGCTAAATTTGGCCTAACAGACCAAAATGGTGGCCTACAAACCAATAATGACACGATAAAAGTTAAAGGTGATACGTTATACAATACCAATGGCTCTATTGCTGCAAATGTAAATAACAATGCAGCTGCGCGTAACGATGTTGATATTAATCTCAAAGCAGCACTCAATAATAATTATGGCCAAATTACAGCCGCTAATAACCAAAAGCTTGATGTAGGTTCATTAGAAAACTACTCTGGTAAAGTGATAGCCGGTAAAAACCTAACTATTGACTCAAAAAACCGTATTAATAACCAATATGGGGTCTTAAGTTCTACTAATACCACGAAAATTACCAGTCCTATCGTCACTAATGGGACAACTGGAAGCATTTCAGGTAATCGAGTGATTATTGATTCTGCGATCACTAACTAA
- the aphA gene encoding acid phosphatase AphA, protein MKKITLTLSAIALALSFTATSQAKIPMPETVSPGVTVVELAQQQPVNWVSIEQIKQSLEGKAPMAVGFDIDDTVLFSSPGFYRGKLEFSPNDFSYLKNQQFWEKMNNEWDKFSMPKQVGIDLVKMHLDRGDTVYFITGRTKTKTETVTKYVQEGLAIPADKMQPVIFAGDEPGQNNKVSWMRDHKLTIYYGDADADIAAAHELGIRGVRILRAANSSYQPLPKAGRFGEEVVINSEY, encoded by the coding sequence ATGAAAAAAATAACACTGACTTTGAGTGCGATTGCATTGGCATTAAGTTTTACCGCGACGTCTCAAGCTAAAATTCCGATGCCAGAAACCGTAAGCCCTGGCGTTACCGTTGTTGAACTTGCTCAACAGCAGCCTGTTAACTGGGTTTCTATCGAACAAATTAAACAAAGCCTAGAAGGGAAAGCCCCGATGGCTGTTGGATTTGATATCGATGATACGGTGTTATTTTCGAGTCCAGGCTTTTACCGTGGTAAATTAGAGTTCTCACCTAACGATTTTAGCTATCTCAAAAATCAACAATTTTGGGAAAAAATGAATAATGAGTGGGATAAATTCAGTATGCCAAAACAAGTGGGTATTGATTTAGTCAAAATGCACTTAGACCGCGGTGATACTGTCTATTTCATCACTGGCCGTACGAAAACCAAAACTGAAACTGTCACTAAATACGTTCAGGAAGGTTTAGCAATACCGGCAGATAAAATGCAACCTGTCATTTTTGCGGGTGATGAGCCAGGCCAAAATAATAAAGTAAGCTGGATGCGCGATCACAAACTTACCATCTATTATGGTGATGCTGATGCCGATATCGCAGCAGCACATGAGTTAGGTATTCGCGGTGTCCGTATTTTACGCGCTGCAAACTCTTCTTACCAACCATTACCAAAAGCAGGGCGCTTTGGTGAAGAAGTTGTGATTAATTCAGAATATTAA
- the rluB gene encoding 23S rRNA pseudouridine(2605) synthase RluB translates to MSVKPQKTEKLQKILARSGHGSRREIETFLQAGRISVDGKIATLGDRVEVTPATKIRLDGRLLAIKEAEKEICRVMAYYKPEGELCTRHDPEGRPTVFNRLPRLTGARWIAVGRLDVNTSGLLLFTTDGELANRLMHPSREVEREYAVRVFGEINDAKIRQLINGVQLEDGPASFKTVSYRGGEGMNQWFNVTLTEGRNREVRRLWESVGVQVSRLIRVRYGDIDLPKGLPRGGWTELGLAQTNYLRELVELPVETESKVAVERDQRRIKANQIRRAVKRHTQVASRPASKRQSSRPTAKRRTRI, encoded by the coding sequence ATGAGCGTAAAACCGCAAAAAACTGAAAAATTACAAAAAATCCTTGCTCGTTCTGGGCATGGTTCTCGTCGAGAAATCGAAACATTCCTGCAAGCGGGTCGCATTAGTGTTGATGGCAAAATTGCTACACTAGGAGACCGTGTTGAAGTTACACCCGCAACAAAAATTCGTTTGGATGGCCGTTTATTAGCGATCAAAGAAGCTGAAAAGGAAATCTGCCGTGTCATGGCTTATTACAAGCCTGAAGGTGAATTATGTACACGTCATGATCCTGAGGGGCGCCCAACTGTTTTTAATCGTTTACCACGGTTAACGGGAGCACGCTGGATTGCTGTTGGCCGTTTAGATGTTAACACAAGTGGCTTATTATTATTCACGACAGATGGTGAACTAGCGAATCGTTTAATGCACCCTAGTCGTGAAGTTGAACGTGAATATGCAGTGCGCGTGTTTGGTGAAATTAATGATGCAAAAATTCGACAGCTAATCAATGGCGTACAACTGGAAGATGGCCCTGCTTCGTTTAAAACGGTGTCTTACCGTGGTGGAGAAGGAATGAACCAATGGTTTAACGTCACTTTAACTGAAGGGCGTAACCGCGAAGTTCGTCGCCTTTGGGAATCCGTTGGTGTCCAAGTCAGCCGTTTAATCCGTGTGCGTTATGGCGATATTGATTTACCAAAAGGTTTACCTCGTGGAGGATGGACGGAGCTTGGTTTAGCGCAAACTAACTATCTTCGTGAGCTGGTGGAATTGCCGGTAGAAACGGAAAGTAAAGTTGCAGTTGAGCGTGACCAACGTCGTATTAAAGCGAACCAAATTCGCCGTGCGGTAAAACGCCATACACAAGTCGCATCACGTCCTGCATCAAAACGTCAGTCATCAAGACCAACAGCGAAACGTCGCACTCGCATCTAG
- a CDS encoding L-threonylcarbamoyladenylate synthase yields the protein MSQFFYVHPDNPQARLISQSVEILNKGGVIVYPTDSGYAIGCRLEDKDALQRICRIRQLDANHNFTLMCRDLSELSNYAHVDNTVFRLIKNNTPGNYTFILRATKEVPRRLMNEKRKTIGLRVPSNPIARDLLEAVGEPLMSTSLIMPGDDFTQSDPEEIRDLLDKQVDLVIHGGYIGQKPTTVIDFTDDTPVVARVGTGDPTPFE from the coding sequence ATGAGCCAGTTTTTTTATGTCCATCCGGATAACCCTCAAGCAAGACTTATTAGCCAGAGTGTTGAAATTCTGAATAAAGGCGGTGTGATTGTTTACCCTACAGATTCAGGGTATGCCATTGGATGCCGTTTAGAAGACAAAGATGCTCTGCAGCGTATCTGTCGTATCCGTCAGCTAGATGCTAATCATAATTTCACATTAATGTGTAGAGATCTCTCTGAATTATCGAACTACGCACATGTTGATAACACCGTTTTTCGTTTAATTAAAAATAATACGCCAGGTAATTACACCTTTATTTTACGGGCAACAAAAGAGGTTCCCCGGCGCTTAATGAATGAAAAACGGAAAACCATAGGTTTGCGTGTGCCGTCGAACCCGATTGCTCGGGATTTACTCGAAGCGGTTGGCGAACCGTTGATGTCAACCAGCTTGATTATGCCGGGTGATGACTTCACGCAATCAGACCCTGAAGAAATTCGTGATTTACTTGATAAACAAGTCGATTTAGTGATCCACGGTGGTTATATTGGGCAAAAGCCGACAACGGTGATTGACTTTACTGATGATACACCGGTTGTGGCGCGAGTCGGAACTGGGGATCCAACACCTTTTGAGTAA
- the rnm gene encoding RNase RNM: MSTTSTPLVTRYDLHSHTTASDGELTPAALIERAIEKGVNILAITDHDTCEGVLEARRYLTENERPIELINGVEISTLWENIEIHIVGLNFSPSHPAMVELLKEQSERRFERGIEMGRRLQKAGIDDAWENAQCISGGGQVTRAHFAQYIVQIGKEKTINNVFKRYLSKGKTGYVPAKWCTIQASIDAIHAAGGVAVLAHPAKYQLSNKWLKRLVAYFKQCEGDAMEVSHCQQPPNEKQYLAELANNASLHTSVGSDFHRPCSWIELGRNLWLPNDDNAVWTLWNAVKSS; encoded by the coding sequence ATGTCGACAACCTCGACGCCATTAGTGACTCGTTATGATTTGCATAGCCATACGACTGCCTCGGATGGTGAACTCACTCCTGCCGCGTTAATCGAACGCGCGATTGAAAAAGGGGTTAATATTTTAGCAATTACCGATCACGATACTTGTGAGGGGGTACTTGAGGCCCGCCGCTATCTTACTGAAAATGAAAGGCCAATTGAGCTCATCAATGGTGTTGAAATTTCGACGCTTTGGGAAAATATTGAAATACATATTGTGGGATTAAATTTTTCTCCTTCGCATCCAGCTATGGTTGAATTGTTAAAAGAGCAATCTGAGCGTCGTTTCGAACGTGGTATTGAGATGGGCAGGCGATTACAAAAAGCAGGCATTGATGATGCGTGGGAGAACGCACAGTGCATTTCTGGTGGCGGGCAGGTAACACGGGCACATTTTGCACAATATATCGTGCAAATAGGAAAAGAAAAAACCATTAATAACGTGTTTAAGCGCTATTTATCAAAAGGGAAAACAGGATATGTCCCTGCGAAGTGGTGCACAATTCAAGCCTCCATTGACGCAATCCATGCAGCAGGCGGTGTTGCGGTATTGGCGCATCCTGCTAAGTATCAACTATCCAATAAATGGCTAAAACGGTTGGTTGCGTATTTTAAACAGTGTGAAGGTGATGCCATGGAAGTTTCTCATTGCCAGCAACCCCCAAATGAAAAACAATACTTAGCTGAATTAGCCAATAATGCTAGCTTACATACATCCGTTGGTTCAGATTTTCATCGACCATGCTCTTGGATAGAACTTGGCCGAAACTTATGGCTGCCTAATGATGATAATGCAGTTTGGACGCTTTGGAATGCGGTAAAAAGTAGCTAA